A stretch of the Arachis stenosperma cultivar V10309 chromosome 6, arast.V10309.gnm1.PFL2, whole genome shotgun sequence genome encodes the following:
- the LOC130936830 gene encoding uncharacterized protein LOC130936830, which produces MPKKARFKKNARVSPPRQQPIVAPPVSPPSDDDDWLIPPPPNNGGVSSGAILQPFCPPRSEPRPVSHAASGSQVTEPCNEDIDPEAQEVDSFEEHIERILENSDAEKHKGRKTTEFWNVDLIDSEGIVKPAKMSVREAMERSLNGSKIILRFNEELQAVGDGAGLLSGILGALGSDYSKFPICEKSWAKIRGKDRVYDDCIKEMFHFQDSSGIIKKKLLQQMGKSWKDTRGRLYNSHYNPLWTLEQNLEKRPEGIPREHWKWFIDYRNDPATKAKCKQNRLNRKKQLYTDTGGSKSLARAREEESEKQGRKVGRGEIFILKHKRSDGSYIHEEARKIGEKIHEIEQLDESTRLLSQNDSLAQALGKEHPGRVRGMGHGPTPSQLFRPSSQPPVDRAQQEETQRMLCELQAEVTTANLKRKAIEDELAIEKTKRQAIESVLSYLVQQHCGELPPDIAARMNCLDGHGRK; this is translated from the exons ATGCCCAAGAAAGCTCGCTTCAAGAAAAACGCAAGAGTGTCGCCACCGCGTCAGCAGCCTATAGTTGCACCTCCTGTGTCTCCACCATCCGATGACGATGACTGGCTCATCCCTCCACCCCCCAATAATGGTGGTGTCTCCAGTGGGGCTATTCTGCAACCCTTTTGTCCACCCAGGAGCGAACCAAGACCTGTGTCACATGCCGCTAGCGGTTCACAAGTGACGGAACCGTGCAATGAAGACATTGATCCGGAGGCGCAAGAGGTAGATTCGTTTGAGGAACACATTGAAAGGATTTTAGAGAATTCTGATGCTGAAAAGCACAAAGGACGAAAGACCACTGAGTTTTGGAATGTTGATCTCATTG attCTGAAGGAATTGTCAAGCCAGCTAAAATGAGTGTGAGAGAGGCTATGGAGCGGTCTCTTAATGGTAGCAAGATCATACTGAGGTTCAATGAAGAACTGCAAGCAGTCGGAGATGGAGCTGGCCTGTTGAGTGGCATTCTAGGAGCGCTGGGTTCTGATTACAGCAAATTTCCTATCTGTGAAAAGAGTTGGGCAAAGATCCGGGGCAAAGATAGGGTTTATGATGATTGCATAAAG GAGATGTTCCACTTTCAGGATAGCAGTGGTATAATCAAGAAAAaacttttacagcaaatgggaaaGTCCTGGAAGGACACAAGGGGGAGGCTATATAACTCCCATTACAACCCATTATGGACACTTGAGCAGAATCTTGAGAAGCGCCCGGAGGGAATTCCTAGAGAGCACTGGAAGTGGTTCATTGACTATCGTAATGATCCTGCGACAAAG GCGAAGTGCAAGCAAAACAGGCTGAATCGAAAGAAGCAACTTTACACGGACACTGGCGGTTCTAAAAGCTTGGCTAGGGCAAGAGAAGAAGAG TCAGAAAAGCAAGGGAGGAAAGTTGGTAGAGGAGAAATATTTATCCTAAAGCACAAAAGATCTGATGGAAGTTATATACATGAAGAAGCTCGGAAGATTGGT GAAAAAATACATGAGATTGAGCAGCTGGATGAATCTACAAGATTATTGTCACAAAATGATTCCCTTGCCCAAGCTCTCGGTAAAGAGCACCCGGGTAGAGTGCGTGGGATGGGACACGGGCCAACACCAAGTCAACTCTTCCGTCCGAGTTCGCAGCCGCCGGTGGATAGAGCTCAACAAGAAGAGACCCAAAGGATGCTGTGTGAACTACAGGCGGAGGTGACAACCGCAAACTTGAAGCGAAAAGCAATAGAGGATGAATTAGCAATTGAGAAAACGAAGAGGCAGGCAATAGAGAGTGTGCTGAGTTATCTGGTCCAACAGCATTGTGGGGAGCTGCCTCCAGACATCGCTGCACGGATGAATTGTTTGGACGGACATGGTAGAAAATAG
- the LOC130934717 gene encoding uncharacterized protein LOC130934717, which translates to MVKIREPGENRSQTKYRRTVDIASSPEPTTIAAGSGAINGSPAAGSGAPTIRAVTSGRDIDKSWISKPRGSSEYRAGLNKFLDFAFANASSDGMIHCPCASCGFRLFQSREDTYDHLLLRPFPAKYTFWLHHGERRVGERSTETQEADPDSVCRDPMRDMLHEAFNLPGFIPNEEESGNMDSGRDAEELPYLYSEPSQAARNFDEMLQDGEQELYPGCAKFSKLAFLVRLYHIKCLCGVSDKAFGMILELLGEAFEHAKIPASLHDAKKTIRKLGIAYKKIDACPNDCMLYQGSNQELSRCKECGTSRWKQKTRRNSIVRINVVVKKNGKPQAAKVLRYFPLIPRLQRMFMSSKTSTDMLWHKKGSNSDGFLRHPRDGEAWKAFDRRYTDFSGDPRNVRLALASDGFNPFGNLSSRYSIWPVILIPYNLPPWICMKPSSFLLSMIIPGPKMPGNDIDIYLHPLIDELKQLWGGVDTYDASEKKTFKMHAALMWTISDFPGLGNLSGWNMYGGRACPTCNLDAEPKRLTFSQKWCFMGHRRFLSQGHRFRQDRVRFDGNVEVRRPPVTCSGGDILRQLDNVHVKHGKRQTVTGRRARGQQVALQDESPWKKRSIFFELPYWEYNLLRHNMDVMHIEKNVCDNILNTILNDSGKSKDNLKARKDLQLMGIRHELWPREDGKYPTAIFSMSNSQKDVFLRNLKNVVFPDGHSSNISRCVDLQQRKLSGLKSHDNHTLMEHLLPIASRNVLEAPVAVVLADFSTFFRRLCSKSIDPQQLPLLQEHVVITLCQLEIIFPPSFFTVMVHLTVHLVEEVRLGGPVHYRWMYPIERYLCRLKQYVRNRAAPEGSIAEGYLSDEILTFCSRYLDNVESKINRPVRVDDRPSEDVTVTVTSMFPSIGKAVGASATILGLAEKDSYEVLEKEMKPTLTRLSTENSPSGSSMRYHWEVLCTREKCSGSHVAPIFRQGALRRTMSMDSSLEPYQERQE; encoded by the exons ATGGTGAAGATTAGAGAACCTGGTGAAAATAGATCTCAAACCAAATATAGAAGGACAG TTGATATTGCATCATCTCCTGAACCAACTACTATTGCTGCTGGATCTGGTGCTATAAATGGCTCACCTGCTGCTGGATCTGGTGCACCTACTATTAGAGCTGTTACAAGTGGGAGAG ATATAGATAAGAGTTGGATCTCGAAGCCTCGAGGTAGTAGCGAATATAGGGCAGGCTTGAACAAATTTTTGGACTTCGCATTTGCGAATGCATCATCCGATGGGATGATACATTGTCCATGTGCTTCGTGTGGGTTTCGGCTTTTCCAATCTAGAGAGGATACCTACGATCATCTGCTATTAAGACCGTTTCCTGCTAAGTATACCTTTTGGTTACATCACGGCGAGAGACGCGTAGGAGAGAGATCTACTGAGACACAAGAAGCTGACCCGGATAGCGTCTGCCGAGATCCAATGCGCGACATGCTTCATGAGGCATTCAACCTGCCAGGTTTCATTCCCAATGAAGAAGAATCAGGCAACATGGATTCTGGGAGGGACGCCGAAGAGTTGCCGTATCTGTACAGTGAACCTAGTCAAGCGGCCCGTAATTTTGATGAGATGCTTCAGGATGGAGAGCAGGAATTGTATCCGGGATGCGCAAAATTCTCAAAGCTGGCATTCTTGGTGAGGCTATACCATATAAAGTGCCTGTGCGGAGTGAGCGACAAGGCTTTCGGAATGATACTAGAGCTACTAGGTGAGGCCTTTGAGCATGCAAAGATTCCGGCCTCACTCCACGATGCGAAGAAGACCATACGAAAGCTTGGCATTGCGTACAAGAAGATAGATGCATGTCCGAATGACTGCATGCTATATCAAGGCAGCAACCAAGAACTATCTAGGTGCAAGGAATGTGGGACGTCGAGGTGGAAGCAAAAGACTAGGAGGAATTCCATTGTCCGGATCAATGTAGTTGTTAAGAAGAATGGGAAGCCGCAGGCGGCGAAGGTTCTTCGTTACTTTCCCCTTATTCCACGACTGCAGCGGATGTTCATGTCTAGTAAGACATCGACTGACATGTTGTGGCATAAGAAAGGTTCTAACTCAGATGGTTTTTTGAGGCATCCAAGGGACGGAGAGGCATGGAAGGCATTTGATAGAAGATATACGGACTTCAGTGGCGATCCGCGCAATGTTCGCTTAGCCTTGGCTAGCGATGGCTTCAACCCCTTCGGAAATCTCAGCTCAAGGTACTCGATCTGGCCCGTGATTCTCATCCCCTATAACCTACCCCCATGGATTTGTATGAAACCCAGCTCTTTCTTGCTGTCTATGATTATTCCCGGTCCCAAAATGCCTGGTAATGACATAGATATCTACCTACATCCCTTGATAGATGAGTTGAAGCAGTTGTGGGGTGGTGTTGATACGTACGACGCTAGCGAGAAAAAAACATTCAAGATGCATGCTGCGTTGATGTGGACAATCAGTGATTTTCCAGGGTTGGGCAACTTATCTGGGTGGAATATGTACGGTGGGAGAGCTTGTCCTACGTGCAACTTAGATGCTGAGCCTAAACGACTCACCTTCAGTCAGAAATGGTGTTTCATGGGTCATCGGCGCTTTCTGAGTCAAGGTCACAGATTTCGGCAGGACCGGGTCAGATTTGATGGCAATGTAGAGGTCAGACGTCCCCCTGTAACATGTTCGGGTGGAGATATTTTGAGACAGTTGGATAATGTGCATGTCAAGCATGGCAAGAGGCAAACGGTTACCGGTAGAAGAGCACGCGGACAACAGGTTGCATTACAAGATGAATCTCCTTGGAAAAAGAGGAGTATATTCTTTGAACTACCATATTGGGAATATAATTTATTGCGTCACAATATGGACGTGATGCACATAGAGAAAAATGTGTGCGACAACATACTGAACACGATACTGAACGACAGTGGTAAATCCAAGGACAACCTCAAAGCTCGAAAAGACCTCCAACTGATGGGAATTAGGCATGAACTCTGGCCTCGAGAAGATGGAAAGTATCCCACTGCAATATTCTCCATGTCGAATTCACAGAAAGACGTCTTTCTTAGGAATTTAAAGAACGTGGTCTTCCCAGATGGTCATTCGAGCAACATATCTCGCTGTGTTGACCTACAGCAGCGAAAACTATCCGGCTTGAAAAGTCACGACAACCACACTCTCATGGAACATCTTCTCCCAATTGCATCAAGGAATGTATTGGAAGCCCCAGTGGCAGTCGTCCTGGCTGATTTCTCAACTTTCTTTCGACGACTATGCAGTAAATCTATAGACCCTCAACAACTTCCTCTCCTACAGGAACATGTTGTCATCACTCTTTGTCAACTGGAGATAATTTTTCCACCATCTTTCTTCACAGTCATGGTACACCTAACCGTGCATTTGGTCGAAGAGGTACGCCTAGGGGGCCCGGTGCATTATAGGTGGATGTATCCAATTGAAAG GTACCTATGTCGTCTCAAGCAGTACGTGCGTAATAGGGCAGCACCGGAAGGATCGATTGCCGAGGGCTACTTATCTGATGAGATTCTCACTTTCTGTTCACGATACCTGGATAATGTTGAGAGCAAGATCAATCGACCAGTACGTGTTGATGATCGACCGAGCGAAGATGTGACTGTTACCGTTACAAGCATGTTCCCATCGATTGGCAAAGCGGTAGGTGCTTCAGCAA CGATTTTAGGGCTAGCAGAAAAAGACAGTTACGAAGTATTGGAAAAAGAAATGAAGCCTACATTGACAAGATTGTCCACAGAGAATTCGCCGAGTGGTTCAAGCATGAG aTACCATTGGGAAGTACTATGCACCCGAGAGAAATGTAGTGGCTCGCATGTGGCCCCAATATTCAGGCAAGGCGCTTTACGGCGTACAATGTCAATGGATTCAAGTTTAGAACCCTATCAAGAGAGGCAGGAATGA
- the LOC130934718 gene encoding uric acid degradation bifunctional protein TTL-like, with protein MCWDLTGKLEENELFICASSFHFIHSMQEASPFSFLEHATSFARELWFNNSPIRSWLDAFSAHRHIGVAIGRAPTELISDLCQLGAKYRKKFGFEFFTTTNMRDSHRILAEVKARCENNILVELDIASKQEFIFIERKLTKLWERLSEVKLQEDTDDIGEIVQDSLEEELLPSKSSDEISSTGQKTCLRDYDLNKTPDENERL; from the exons ATGTGTTGGGACCTAACAGGGAAATTGGAGGAGAACGAGCTCTTTATCTGTGCAAGCAGCTTCCACTTCATCCACTCGATGCAAGAGGCATCTCCGTTCTCTTTCCTTGAGCACGCAACTTCATTCGCTCGGGAGTTATGGTTCAACAATTCGCCTATTAGATCATGGTTGGATGCATTCTCCGCACACAGGCACATAGGAGTTGCTATTGGTAGAGCGCCTACTGAACTAATATCG GATTTGTGTCAACTCGGAGCAAAGTACCGGAAGAAATTTGGCTTCGAATTCTTTACAACTACAAACATGAGAGATTCGCATAGGATACTGGCGGAGGTGAAG GCCCGATGCGAGAACAATATCCTGGTTGAACTGGATATTGCGTCCAAACAGGAATTCATTTTCATAGAAAGAAAACTTACTAAACTCTGGGAAC GACTATCTGAAGTGAAGCTTCAAGAGGACACAGACGACATAGGGGAGATAGTTCAAGACTCACTGGAAGAAGAACTACTGCCCAGCAAGAGTTCCGATGAGATTTCTTCGACCGGTCAAAAGACTTGTTTGAGAGATTATGACCTCAATAAGACACCAGACGAGAACGAGAGACTTTGA